The following are from one region of the Gadus chalcogrammus isolate NIFS_2021 chromosome 19, NIFS_Gcha_1.0, whole genome shotgun sequence genome:
- the rpl7a gene encoding 60S ribosomal protein L7a, giving the protein MPKGKKSKGKKVAPAPSVAKKHEAKKVVNPLFEKRPKNFGIGQDIQPKRDLTRFVKWPRYVRLQRQRSILYKRLKVPPAINQFTQALDRQTATQLFKLAHKYRPETKQEKKVRLLARAEQKAAGKGDTPTKRPPVLRAGINSVTSLVESKKAQLVVIAHDVDPIELVVFLPALCRKMGVPYCIIKGKARLGRLVHRKTCTSVAITQVNPEDKGALGKLVEAIKTNYNDRYEEIRRHWGGGLMGAKSTARINKLEKSKAKELATKLG; this is encoded by the exons ATG CCTAAGGGGAAGAAGTCTAAGGGAAAGAAGGTGGCCCCAGCCCCTTCAGTGGCCAAGAAGCATGAGGCCAAGAAGGTGGTCAACCCTCTGTTTGAGAAGAGACCAAAGAACTTTGGCATTG GTCAGGACATCCAGCCCAAGCGTGACTTGACCCGCTTCGTCAAGTGGCCTCGCTATGTGCGTCTGCAGAGACAGCGCTCCATCCTGTACAAGAGGCTGAAGGTCCCCCCAGCGATCAACCAGTTCACCCAGGCCCTGGACCGCCAGACCG CCACTCAGCTTTTCAAGCTGGCCCATAAGTACAGACCAGAGACCaagcaggagaagaaggtgaGGCTGCTGGCCCGTGCTGAGCAGAAGGCTGCTGGCAAGGGAGACACCCCCACCAAGAGGCCACCGGTGCTGCGTGCTG GTATCAACTCTGTAACCAGTCTTGTAGAGAGCAAGAAGGCCCAGCTTGTGGTCATTGCTCACGACGTTGACCCTATTGAG CTTGTCGTCTTCCTCCCCGCTTTGTGCCGCAAAATGGGAGTCCCTTACTGCATCATCAAAGGCAAGGCCAGGTTGGGAAGGCTTGTACACAGGAAGACATGCACTTCAGTGGCAATCACGCAAGTTAACcc TGAGGACAAGGGAGCCCTTGGCAAGCTTGTTGAGGCCATCAAGACCAACTACAATGACAGATATGAAGAG atccGTCGTCACTGGGGAGGTGGACTCATGGGAGCCAAATCCACAGCTCGCATCAACAAGCTGGAGAAGTCGAAGGCCAAGGAGCTCGCCACCAAGCTTGGTTAA